In Streptomyces sp. NBC_00483, a single window of DNA contains:
- a CDS encoding response regulator gives MSEPNGSIKVMVVDDHPMWRDAVARDLGAAGFEVVATAGDGEQAVRRAQAAGPDVLVLDLNLPAKPGVQVCKELVGADPRLRVLVLSASGEHADVLEAVKSGATGYLLKSASTDELIDAVGRTAVGDPVFTPGLAGLVLGEYRRLASDPSPAGDADESGAAPQLTDRETEVLRLVAKGLSYKQIAERLVISHRTVQNHVQNTLGKLQLHNRVELVRYAIERGLDDD, from the coding sequence ATGAGCGAACCGAACGGATCCATCAAGGTCATGGTGGTCGACGACCACCCGATGTGGCGCGACGCCGTCGCCCGCGACCTGGGCGCGGCCGGCTTCGAGGTCGTCGCCACGGCGGGCGACGGCGAGCAGGCGGTGCGCCGCGCGCAGGCCGCGGGGCCCGACGTCCTCGTCCTCGACCTGAACCTGCCGGCCAAGCCCGGCGTCCAGGTCTGCAAGGAACTCGTCGGCGCCGACCCCCGCCTGCGCGTCCTCGTGCTGTCCGCGAGCGGTGAGCACGCCGACGTACTGGAGGCGGTGAAGTCCGGTGCCACCGGCTATCTGCTCAAGTCGGCCTCCACGGACGAACTGATCGACGCGGTGGGGCGCACCGCCGTCGGCGACCCCGTGTTCACGCCGGGCCTCGCGGGCCTCGTCCTCGGTGAGTACCGGCGGCTCGCATCGGACCCGTCCCCGGCCGGTGACGCCGACGAGTCGGGCGCCGCCCCGCAGCTCACGGACCGGGAGACCGAGGTGCTGCGCCTCGTCGCGAAGGGCCTGAGCTACAAGCAGATCGCCGAGCGACTGGTCATCTCGCACCGCACGGTCCAGAACCACGTGCAGAACACCCTCGGCAAACTCCAGCTGCACAACCGCGTGGAACTCGTCCGGTACGCGATCGAGCGAGGTCTGGACGACGACTGA
- the macS gene encoding MacS family sensor histidine kinase, whose product MGNAVGRERVVRMSVEQPLWRALTGYRLLTLVYAIGLFASSYEVYERPWVGAGYFAVLAVWTLATLPQVSGARRCTKRFLTADLTIAVAGILLSPVAGHERAVTGGSTLPSIWTAGAVLAWALKGGWRWAAGASLLIGVANVLQRGDITRGLIHSVLLVCIASIAIGYVVEVARASERTLARALEIEATTRERERLARDIHDSVLQVLAMVQRRGTALGGEAAELGRMAGEQEVALRTLVAGGLVPASRASEDAEAGAVVRTVVEPAEPAEDEGAGPRDLRPLLAGHAGGRITFSEPGAPVPMRPAAARELAAAVSAALDNVRLHAGADASAWILVEDESDAVIVTVRDDGPGIPEGRLAQAEGEGRLGVALSIRGRLRDIGGTAELISVPGQGTEVELRVPKK is encoded by the coding sequence ATGGGGAACGCGGTCGGGCGCGAGCGGGTCGTGCGGATGTCGGTCGAGCAGCCGCTGTGGCGCGCGCTCACCGGGTACCGCCTGCTGACCCTCGTCTACGCGATCGGGCTGTTCGCCTCCTCGTACGAGGTGTACGAGCGCCCGTGGGTCGGCGCCGGCTACTTCGCGGTCCTCGCGGTGTGGACGCTGGCGACGCTGCCGCAGGTGTCGGGCGCCCGGCGCTGCACCAAGCGGTTCCTCACCGCCGACCTGACGATCGCCGTCGCCGGCATCCTGCTCTCGCCGGTCGCCGGGCACGAGCGGGCCGTCACCGGGGGCTCCACGCTGCCGTCGATCTGGACGGCGGGCGCCGTCCTCGCCTGGGCGCTCAAGGGCGGCTGGCGGTGGGCAGCCGGAGCGTCCCTGCTCATCGGCGTCGCCAATGTGCTGCAGCGCGGCGACATCACCCGCGGCCTCATCCACAGCGTCCTTCTGGTCTGCATCGCCTCCATCGCGATCGGCTACGTCGTGGAGGTGGCCCGCGCCTCCGAGCGCACCCTCGCCCGCGCCCTGGAGATCGAGGCGACGACGCGCGAGCGGGAGCGCCTCGCCCGCGACATCCACGACAGCGTGCTGCAGGTCCTCGCGATGGTGCAGCGCCGCGGCACCGCCCTGGGCGGTGAGGCGGCGGAGCTCGGCCGGATGGCGGGCGAGCAGGAGGTCGCGCTGCGCACGCTGGTCGCCGGGGGCCTCGTACCCGCCTCGCGTGCGTCCGAGGACGCGGAGGCCGGCGCCGTCGTACGCACTGTGGTGGAGCCGGCGGAACCGGCCGAGGACGAGGGCGCGGGCCCGCGCGATCTGCGCCCCCTCCTTGCCGGGCACGCCGGTGGACGCATCACTTTCTCGGAGCCGGGCGCCCCGGTGCCGATGCGGCCCGCCGCGGCCCGCGAACTGGCCGCCGCCGTCAGTGCCGCCCTGGACAATGTGCGTCTGCACGCGGGCGCGGACGCCAGCGCGTGGATCCTCGTCGAGGACGAGTCGGACGCGGTGATCGTGACGGTGCGGGACGACGGCCCCGGCATCCCGGAGGGCCGCCTCGCGCAGGCCGAGGGCGAGGGCCGGCTCGGCGTCGCCCTGTCGATCCGGGGCCGGCTGCGCGACATCGGCGGCACCGCCGAGCTGATCTCGGTCCCCGGCCAGGGCACCGAGGTCGAACTGCGCGTACCGAAGAAGTAG
- a CDS encoding lysophospholipid acyltransferase family protein, translating into MIYGAMKVAIGGPLKLGFRPWVEGLENIPAEGPAILASNHLSFSDSFFLPAVLDRKVTFIAKAEYFTTPGVKGKMTAAFFKGVGQLPVDRSGSRGAGEAAIKSGIEVLERGELFGIYPEGTRSPDGRLYRGKPGGLARVALSTGAPVIPVAMIDTEKIQPPGKVMPKLMRPGIRIGKPLDFSRYHGMESDRFVLRAVTDEVMYEIMKLSGQEYVDVYATAAKRQIADAEKAAKAEREAAKKALEKERDGS; encoded by the coding sequence TTGATCTACGGCGCAATGAAGGTGGCCATCGGAGGGCCGCTGAAGCTCGGTTTCCGGCCGTGGGTGGAGGGCCTCGAGAACATCCCCGCCGAGGGCCCCGCGATTCTCGCCAGCAATCACCTCTCGTTCTCCGACTCGTTCTTCCTTCCCGCCGTCCTCGACCGCAAGGTCACCTTCATCGCGAAGGCCGAGTACTTCACCACCCCCGGGGTCAAGGGAAAGATGACGGCCGCCTTCTTCAAGGGCGTCGGCCAGCTGCCCGTGGACCGCTCCGGTTCGCGGGGCGCCGGCGAGGCCGCCATCAAGAGCGGCATCGAGGTCCTGGAGCGCGGCGAGCTGTTCGGCATCTACCCGGAGGGGACGCGTTCCCCCGACGGCCGCCTCTACAGGGGCAAGCCGGGCGGCCTCGCGCGCGTGGCACTGTCCACCGGCGCCCCCGTCATCCCCGTCGCCATGATCGACACGGAGAAGATCCAGCCTCCCGGCAAGGTGATGCCCAAACTGATGCGCCCGGGCATCCGCATCGGCAAGCCCCTCGACTTCAGCCGCTATCACGGCATGGAGAGCGACCGCTTCGTCCTGAGGGCTGTCACCGACGAGGTCATGTACGAGATCATGAAGCTTTCCGGCCAGGAGTACGTCGACGTGTACGCGACGGCCGCCAAGCGGCAGATCGCGGACGCGGAGAAGGCGGCCAAGGCCGAGAGGGAAGCGGCGAAGAAGGCGTTGGAGAAGGAACGGGACGGCTCCTAG
- a CDS encoding 6-phosphofructokinase: MRVGVLTGGGDCPGLNAVIRGIVRKGVQEYDYDFVGFRDGWRGPLENDTVPLDIPAVRGILPRGGTVLGSSRTNPLQAEDGIRRVKENLAKQEVGALIVIGGEDTLGVAARLADEYGIKVVGVPKTIDNDLSGTDYTFGFNTAVGIATEAIDRLHTTAESHMRVLVVEVMGRHAGWIALHSGLAGGANVILIPEQRFDVEQVCSWVTSRFRSSYAPIVVVAEGAMPRDGDMVLKDESLDSFGHVRLSGVGEWLAKQIEKRTGKEARTTVLGHVQRGGTPSAFDRWLATRFGLHAIEAVRDGDFGKMVALRGTDIVRVPIADATARLKTVDPALYEEVGVFFG; encoded by the coding sequence ATGAGGGTCGGAGTGCTGACCGGAGGCGGTGACTGCCCCGGACTGAACGCTGTCATCCGGGGCATCGTGCGCAAGGGTGTGCAGGAGTACGACTACGACTTCGTAGGGTTCCGGGACGGCTGGCGCGGCCCCCTGGAGAACGACACCGTCCCTCTCGACATCCCCGCGGTGCGCGGCATCCTGCCCCGCGGCGGCACCGTGCTCGGCTCCTCGCGGACCAACCCCCTCCAGGCGGAGGACGGCATCCGCCGCGTCAAGGAGAACCTCGCCAAGCAGGAGGTCGGGGCCCTCATCGTGATCGGCGGCGAGGACACCCTCGGCGTCGCGGCCCGGCTCGCGGACGAGTACGGCATCAAGGTCGTCGGCGTACCGAAGACCATCGACAACGACCTCTCGGGTACGGACTACACCTTCGGTTTCAACACGGCCGTCGGCATCGCCACGGAGGCCATCGACCGGCTGCACACCACCGCCGAGTCCCATATGCGGGTCCTCGTCGTCGAGGTCATGGGCCGGCACGCGGGCTGGATCGCGCTGCACTCCGGCCTCGCCGGTGGGGCCAACGTCATCCTCATCCCCGAGCAGCGCTTCGACGTCGAGCAGGTCTGCTCCTGGGTCACCTCCCGCTTCCGCTCCTCGTACGCCCCGATCGTGGTCGTCGCCGAGGGGGCGATGCCGCGCGACGGCGACATGGTGCTGAAGGACGAGTCCCTGGACTCCTTCGGGCACGTGCGCCTCTCCGGCGTGGGGGAGTGGCTGGCGAAACAGATCGAGAAGCGGACGGGCAAGGAGGCGCGGACGACGGTCCTCGGCCATGTGCAGCGGGGCGGCACGCCGTCCGCGTTCGACCGCTGGCTGGCCACGCGGTTCGGGCTGCACGCGATCGAGGCGGTGCGGGACGGGGACTTCGGGAAGATGGTGGCGCTGCGGGGGACGGACATCGTGCGGGTGCCTATCGCGGACGCGACGGCCCGCCTCAAGACAGTGGATCCCGCTCTGTACGAAGAGGTCGGCGTGTTCTTCGGGTAG
- a CDS encoding 2-hydroxyacid dehydrogenase, with protein MEILAFGVQSDEKPLIEKAFEGHHDVRCLDVFLNEDTAPIAAGYEIVSTSVNATLNHRVLQTLAAGGTQLIAQRSTGFNNIDLQVAERLGLTVSRVSYYSPYSVAEFAWTLAMAVNRRIVRASTRTRDFDFRLDGLMGRDLRGRTVGVLGTGKIGEAFTRIAHGFGMNLLGWDVAENPNCTALGMKYVDKEQLFAEADVVSLHVPLLPATEHIVDAAALRAMKDDAILINSSRGGLIDTKALVTELREGRFAGVGLDVYEAEAGLFFLDKSLDVVEDDTLARLVTFPNVLVTSHQAYYTVDAVGQIIETTVQNVLDYQAGRRSENVLVPAEAPSTS; from the coding sequence ATGGAGATCCTCGCATTCGGCGTGCAATCCGACGAAAAGCCTCTGATCGAGAAGGCCTTCGAAGGGCACCACGACGTCCGCTGCCTCGACGTCTTCCTCAACGAGGACACCGCACCGATCGCGGCCGGCTACGAGATCGTCTCCACCAGCGTCAACGCCACCCTCAACCACCGCGTGCTGCAGACCCTCGCGGCCGGCGGCACGCAGCTGATCGCCCAGCGCTCCACGGGCTTCAACAACATCGACCTACAGGTCGCCGAGCGGCTCGGCCTGACCGTGTCCCGCGTCTCGTACTACTCGCCGTACTCGGTCGCCGAGTTCGCCTGGACCCTCGCGATGGCCGTCAACCGCCGCATCGTCCGCGCCAGCACCCGCACCCGCGACTTCGACTTCCGCCTCGACGGGCTGATGGGCCGCGATCTGCGGGGCCGCACCGTCGGCGTGCTCGGCACCGGAAAGATCGGCGAGGCCTTCACCAGGATCGCGCACGGCTTCGGCATGAACCTGCTCGGCTGGGACGTCGCCGAGAACCCGAACTGCACGGCCCTCGGCATGAAGTACGTCGACAAGGAGCAGCTGTTCGCCGAGGCCGACGTCGTCAGCCTGCACGTACCGCTGCTGCCCGCCACCGAGCACATCGTGGACGCCGCCGCGCTGCGCGCCATGAAGGACGACGCGATCCTGATCAACTCCAGCCGCGGCGGCCTCATCGACACGAAGGCCCTGGTCACGGAGCTCCGCGAGGGCCGCTTCGCGGGCGTCGGCCTCGACGTGTACGAGGCCGAGGCGGGCCTGTTCTTCCTCGACAAGTCCCTCGACGTCGTCGAGGACGACACCCTGGCCCGCCTCGTCACGTTCCCGAACGTCCTGGTCACGTCCCACCAGGCGTACTACACCGTGGACGCGGTCGGACAGATCATCGAGACCACGGTGCAGAACGTCCTCGACTATCAGGCCGGGCGCCGCTCCGAGAACGTGCTGGTCCCCGCAGAGGCGCCGTCGACCAGCTGA
- a CDS encoding endonuclease/exonuclease/phosphatase family protein, translated as MDSGSLPEERTELPKSRTEADGSAVIRVLSYNIRSMRDSPVALARVMKACAPDLVLIQEAPRFFRWRKQLARLARAADLVILSGGGSAAGPALLCSLRATVERTEDVLLPLTPGLHRRGFATAVVRFGDARLGVVSCHLSLQKDERYAQGGMLLDRVAGMGVEHAVVGGDLNERPGGRTFRRLARTLNDAWATRPWGGEYTSTPADPHQRIDAILATKGIEVLGCGVPDFLDRDELRAATDHLPVLAALRVPAT; from the coding sequence ATGGACTCCGGCTCGCTCCCCGAAGAACGCACCGAACTTCCCAAGTCCCGTACGGAAGCGGACGGTTCGGCCGTCATTCGCGTCCTCAGCTACAACATCCGCTCGATGCGCGACAGCCCCGTCGCCCTCGCCCGCGTGATGAAGGCCTGCGCCCCGGACCTCGTACTGATCCAGGAGGCGCCCCGGTTCTTCCGCTGGCGCAAGCAGCTCGCCCGGCTCGCCCGCGCGGCCGACCTGGTGATCCTCTCCGGGGGCGGCAGCGCCGCAGGGCCCGCGCTGCTCTGCTCGCTGCGCGCCACCGTCGAGCGCACCGAGGACGTACTGCTGCCGCTCACGCCGGGACTGCACCGGCGCGGCTTCGCGACCGCCGTCGTGCGGTTCGGGGACGCGCGGCTCGGTGTCGTCAGCTGCCATCTGAGCCTGCAGAAGGACGAGCGGTACGCGCAGGGCGGGATGCTCCTCGACCGGGTCGCCGGTATGGGGGTGGAGCACGCCGTCGTGGGCGGCGATCTCAACGAGCGGCCCGGCGGGCGCACCTTCCGGCGCCTCGCGCGCACCCTGAACGACGCCTGGGCGACCCGGCCCTGGGGCGGCGAGTACACCTCGACGCCGGCCGATCCCCATCAGCGTATCGACGCGATCCTCGCCACCAAGGGCATCGAGGTGCTGGGGTGCGGGGTGCCGGACTTCCTGGACCGGGACGAGCTGAGGGCGGCCACCGACCATCTGCCGGTGCTCGCCGCCCTCCGCGTTCCCGCCACGTAG
- a CDS encoding alpha/beta hydrolase has product MPVLPGAEPYRHDGGEVGVLLCHGFTGSPQSLRPWAEYLAERGLTVSLPLLPGHGTRWEDLSVTAWQDWYAEVDRALRELTDRCSHVFVCGLSMGGALALRLAAKHGDRIAGLVLVNPGNKVHGLSAYALPVARHFVSTVKGITSDIAKEGADEVGYPRVPLHAAHQLRIFFRIVDRELPQVTQPLVVLHSVHDHVVPPADSARVLGRVSSTDVTEILLEQSYHVATLDHDADRIFEESYAFFDRLAPEVGKIPSEGVEGTSTGD; this is encoded by the coding sequence GTGCCGGTCCTTCCTGGAGCCGAGCCGTACCGCCACGACGGTGGCGAGGTCGGCGTCCTCCTCTGTCACGGATTCACCGGATCGCCCCAGTCGCTGCGGCCCTGGGCCGAGTACCTCGCCGAGCGCGGGCTGACCGTCTCGCTCCCGCTGCTGCCGGGCCACGGCACGCGCTGGGAGGACCTGTCCGTCACCGCCTGGCAGGACTGGTACGCGGAGGTGGACCGCGCCCTGCGCGAGCTCACCGACCGCTGCTCCCACGTCTTCGTGTGCGGCCTGTCGATGGGAGGCGCGCTCGCCCTGCGCCTCGCGGCCAAGCACGGGGACCGGATCGCGGGCCTCGTCCTGGTGAACCCGGGCAACAAGGTGCACGGCCTGTCCGCGTACGCGCTCCCGGTCGCCCGGCACTTCGTGAGCACGGTCAAGGGCATCACCAGCGACATCGCCAAGGAGGGCGCGGACGAGGTCGGCTACCCCCGGGTTCCGCTGCACGCGGCGCACCAGCTGCGCATCTTCTTCCGGATCGTGGACCGTGAACTGCCGCAGGTGACGCAGCCCCTGGTGGTGCTGCACAGCGTGCACGACCATGTGGTGCCGCCCGCCGACTCGGCGCGGGTGCTCGGCCGCGTCTCGTCCACGGACGTCACGGAGATCCTGCTGGAACAGAGCTACCACGTGGCGACGTTGGACCATGACGCGGACCGGATCTTCGAGGAGAGCTACGCGTTCTTCGACCGGCTCGCTCCCGAAGTCGGCAAGATCCCCAGCGAGGGCGTGGAAGGGACGAGCACCGGTGACTGA